One Cytophagales bacterium DNA segment encodes these proteins:
- a CDS encoding T9SS type A sorting domain-containing protein, whose translation MKKLIIVLLAVGMAAHNSNAQITLEQSYADNQGLSIIKLENSGHKYLQYDLTNQIVKLYNLDHSIFKTILLPTLQPATQNLSISYISENLFNTDNLIEILCWKRNWQPTSWIVGGSVKIINENGSVVFLQDSMVVVEQRSTTFYGYNDKSSFIYNTTNGTKLILYSYKTNDEGFKVFSLPGTLMASIKNINSDNLEDKFVFPNPANSNITIPYELTESSFAILTIYDTNGKEIQNLKIDKTFKNVFVDVSKFQNGVYLYTIKNEAKLISNGKFIVSK comes from the coding sequence ATGAAAAAGCTAATTATTGTTTTACTTGCAGTAGGAATGGCTGCACATAATTCTAATGCACAAATTACATTAGAACAATCTTATGCTGATAATCAAGGATTATCAATAATTAAATTAGAAAATTCTGGTCATAAGTATTTACAATATGATTTAACTAATCAAATTGTAAAACTGTATAATTTAGACCATTCGATTTTTAAGACCATTTTGTTACCCACCCTTCAGCCTGCGACTCAAAATTTAAGCATTAGTTATATTTCTGAAAATTTATTTAACACAGATAATCTAATTGAAATACTCTGTTGGAAAAGGAATTGGCAGCCAACAAGTTGGATTGTTGGTGGGTCTGTTAAAATAATTAATGAAAATGGTAGCGTTGTTTTTTTACAAGATTCAATGGTAGTTGTCGAACAAAGAAGCACTACTTTTTATGGATATAATGATAAAAGTTCCTTTATCTATAATACAACAAATGGCACAAAGTTGATTCTATACTCATATAAAACAAATGATGAAGGATTTAAGGTTTTTTCTTTACCAGGCACTTTAATGGCTTCTATTAAAAATATTAATAGTGATAATTTAGAAGATAAATTTGTATTCCCAAATCCTGCAAATTCTAATATCACAATTCCTTATGAATTAACTGAATCTTCCTTTGCAATTCTTACTATTTACGATACAAATGGTAAAGAAATACAGAATCTTAAAATTGATAAAACATTTAAGAATGTTTTTGTTGATGTAAGCAAATTTCAAAATGGAGTTTATCTCTACACTATTAAAAATGAAGCTAAATTAATTTCTAACGGTAAATTTATTGTCAGTAAATAA
- a CDS encoding DUF433 domain-containing protein — protein MNPLLKRISVDPNICFGKPCISGTRIWVSLILDFLANGMSKDEILKEYPQLTEGHL, from the coding sequence ATGAACCCTTTACTAAAAAGAATAAGCGTAGATCCAAATATATGCTTTGGAAAACCATGTATTAGTGGTACAAGAATTTGGGTATCATTGATACTGGATTTTTTGGCAAATGGAATGAGCAAAGATGAAATTCTTAAAGAATATCCTCAATTGACTGAAGGGCATCTCTAA